A portion of the Myripristis murdjan chromosome 13, fMyrMur1.1, whole genome shotgun sequence genome contains these proteins:
- the kcnj1a.1 gene encoding ATP-sensitive inward rectifier potassium channel 1 produces the protein MFGFFRKRIQDRLAERRIRRARLVAKDGRCNIEYGNVKYSKHFAFLADFWTTFVEIRWRFVLFFFIASFTLSWFIFGLLWYWIARSNGDLTWQSPPEDHTPCVDNVVGLTTAFLYSLETQTTIGYGGRAITPLCPGAVALIIIQSLIGAIINCFMCGVILSKISLPKKRAKTITFSDMAVICPKNGALCLSIRLANLRKTLMIGSQIYGKLLRTTNTPDGETIIMDQVNIDFMVDAGKDNLFFVCPLTLYHIIDKSSPFFEMAVDTMHKQEFELVVFLDGTAESTSSSCQVRTSFIPQEIMWGYNFLPIISRSKEGKYRVDFSNFSKVVPVATAHCAYCFHNIKGHHHHSRDGCDNQSFEVIDIPDHSNITKM, from the coding sequence atgtttggATTCTTTCGGAAACGCATCCAAGACCGTCTGGCTGAGCGTAGAATTCGCAGGGCCAGACTGGTGGCCAAAGATGGTCGCTGCAACATTGAATATGGAAACGTGAAATACAGCAAGCATTTTGCCTTCCTGGCCGACTTCTGGACCACCTTTGTGGAGATCCGATGGCGTTttgtcctcttcttcttcattgcCTCCTTCACCCTCAGTTGGTTCATTTTTGGCCTGCTGTGGTACTGGATTGCCCGCAGTAATGGAGACCTGACATGGCAGAGCCCCCCTGAGGACCATACTCCATGTGTGGACAATGTTGTTGGACTCACCACTGCATTCCTCTACTCCCTGGAGACCCAGACGACTATCGGCTATGGTGGACGTGCAATCACCCCTCTCTGCCCAGGTGCTGTGGCCCTTATCATCATCCAATCCCTCATTGGAGCCATTATCAACTGTTTCATGTGTGGAGTCATCCTGTCCAAAATTTCCTTGCCAAAAAAGAGGGCCAAGACTATCACCTTCAGTGACATGGCTGTCATCTGCCCAAAAAACGGTGCCCTTTGCCTGTCAATCAGATTGGCCAACCTGCGCAAGACCCTGATGATAGGGAGCCAGATCTACGGCAAGCTGCTGAGGACAACAAACACGCCAGATGGGGAGACAATCATCATGGACCAAGTTAATATTGACTTCATGGTGGATGCTGGTAAGGACAACCTCTTCTTCGTGTGCCCTCTCACGCTGTACCATATAATTGACAAAAGCAGCCCGTTCTTCGAGATGGCGGTGGACACAATGCACAAGCAAGAATTTGAGCTGGTGGTGTTCCTGGATGGCACGGCCGagtccaccagctcctcctgccaAGTCCGCACCTCCTTTATTCCCCAGGAGATCATGTGGGGCTACAACTTCCTACCTATCATCTCCAGAAGCAAAGAGGGCAAATACAGAGTAGACTTCTCAAACTTTTCCAAAGTAGTACCTGTGGCCACTGCACACTGTGCTTACTGTTTCCACAACATAAAgggccatcatcatcattccaGAGATGGATGTGACAATCAGAGCTTTGAGGTGATTGATATCCCAGATCACTCTAATATCACCAAGATGTGA